From Nicotiana tabacum cultivar K326 chromosome 20, ASM71507v2, whole genome shotgun sequence, one genomic window encodes:
- the LOC142174577 gene encoding uncharacterized protein LOC142174577, translating to MEKSKLGFVDGTCVKTMFKGELAEQWEKCNAIVLSWIGSTIADELIPSIIFVSGARKVWGDFKERIASLKQGTDSMTTYYSKMNDLWSELDVLVPLSSCDCEEARPSIEHLANQRLL from the exons ATGGAAAAAAGTAAGCTTGGATTCGTTGACGGAACCTGTGTAAAAACTATGTTCAAAGGGGAACTAGCAGAACAATGGGAGAAATGCAACGCGATTGTACTCTCATGGATTGGTAGCACTATTGCAGATGAATTGATACCCAGCATCATATTTGTGTCTGGTGCAAGGAAAGTGTGGGGCGATTTTAAGGAAAG AATTGCTAGCTTGAAACAAGGTACAGATTCTATGACTACTTACTACTCGAAGATGAATGATCTATGGAGTGAACTAGATGTGTTAGTTCCTTTGTCTTCATGTGATTGTGAGGAAGCTAGGCCGTCCATAGAACATCTAGCTAATCAGAGGTTATTATAA